The following coding sequences are from one Dermacentor andersoni chromosome 5, qqDerAnde1_hic_scaffold, whole genome shotgun sequence window:
- the LOC126531304 gene encoding uncharacterized protein, with translation MTSVELSRQSQRHLAFVSLSLGFLVIWTAVLAGVLISKTLKDDTSSKAALRTLKMHEDIAKVTFALGHEMVSTVDWLLSDSSPGESSADQRALALTWRVTDDVLASTSPDVGTTARLTVFRQTVRRNFTSPLDTSSFYLSLCNTLLHRHLFPNSPDEPSATLAHALFVRGMSMRMGQLALGTIYVRSAADVNVTEYAGLGAVSQELLETAFHLGPRARARWAQLQERRPTTALDDLAEDMAAGGTRKAKLAPVFLEEVKQQLALLLMAREVLGNSLQAWAQRGERGARAALAFHSSIAGVALVAVLLCLIVVGCSLRDLGARECKSDLAPIIVPPEKSHCYM, from the exons ATGACGTCTGTGGAGCTAAGTCGTCAGTCTCAAAGGCATTTGGCGTTCGTCTCGCTCTCTTTGGGATTCTTAGTCATCTGGACAGCTGTCCTGGCTGGTGTGCTGATATCCAAGACACTCAAG GACGATACCAGTTCCAAGGCAGCATTACGGACGCTGAAGATGCACGAGGATATCGCCAAAGTTACCTTTGCTTTGGGTCACGAAATGG TGTCGACAGTAGACTGGCTGCTCTCAGACAGTTCTCCAGGAGAGTCAAGTGCTGACCAGCGCGCCTTGGCCTTGACTTGGCGAGTCACCGACGATGTGCTTGCATCCACATCACCAGACGTTGGCACAACAGCCCGCTTGACTGTTTTTCGCCAGACTGTCAGACGAAACTTCACATCTCCTCTGGACACCTCTTCATTTTACCTTTCCCTGTGCAACACCCTCCTGCACCGACACTTGTTTCCTAACTCACCTGATGAACCATCTGCAACTTTGGCGCATGCACTCTTTGTTCGAGGTATGTCCATGAGGATGGGCCAGCTGGCCTTGGGCACAATTTATGTGCGCTCAGCAGCAGATGTAAATGTCACTGAGTACGCTGGCCTGGGTGCAGTAAGCCAGGAGTTGCTTGAAACTGCCTTTCACCTTGGACCACGTGCTCGCGCACGCTGGGCGCAACTGCAGGAAAGGAGGCCCACAACTGCCCTGGACGACCTGGCTGAGGATATGGCAGCGGGCGGAACCCGGAAGGCAAAGCTCGCGCCGGTGTTCCTAGAAGAAGTGAAGCAGCAGCTTGCACTGCTGTTAATGGCCCGCGAAGTTTTAGGAAACAGCCTGCAGGCATGGGCCCAGCGAGGGGAACGGGGTGCTCGTGCAGCTCTGGCGTTCCACAGTTCCATAGCTGGAGTGGCATTAGTGGCAGTTCTGCTGTGCCTCATTGTTGTGGGCTGCTCACTCAGAGATCTAGGCGCACGTGAATGCAAATCTGACCTGGCTCCCATCATAGTCCCACCAGAAAAGTCACACTGTTATATGTAG